In one Geoglobus acetivorans genomic region, the following are encoded:
- a CDS encoding sodium:solute symporter family transporter yields the protein MIIAAVFTVYLILMLIIGAAEYRKSRGLLDYYLAGKGLGVTLVSFSFFATYFSTSAFLGGGGFGFVAGFQWSAFLTFFHVLFAILAWLLIAPKLKQLAEETSSLTIPEIFGSKFGKEVQMLSSAVIIVFFSFYMVSIYKGAGNLLQVMLDIPYTHGLIITALIVVLYTSIGGFRAVVYTDLIQGLLTFTGGIVLFASIIYFLGGFEVMEKLAGTQIFAGKGALLFEVGKLAPPPIMKAGMVIPFILSLTFAISIAQLSSPQLVIRFVAAKNEDVLKKGALLTPLIIGVFAICVFSIGPLGWLIIPQFDDPVKYLKDSDLVVPVIAMKVLPEGINALLLTAIIAAAMSTVNSLLHMMATSLTKDILNRENIALTRTMVFVLSLIPLYIALKPPEIIVGIVGVSFSVITSVFLVPLLAMLYAKPSRYSILASMVVALIASVVWYFMYYRVYWIYPVVPGLIASALTYMIFEKFFK from the coding sequence ATGATTATAGCCGCCGTATTCACTGTATATCTTATTTTAATGCTGATAATAGGTGCTGCAGAGTACAGAAAATCCAGGGGGTTGCTTGACTACTATCTTGCAGGAAAGGGGCTCGGAGTTACCCTCGTGAGTTTTTCCTTTTTCGCCACGTATTTCAGCACGTCCGCATTTCTCGGAGGTGGGGGTTTTGGATTTGTTGCCGGATTCCAGTGGTCCGCATTTCTCACATTTTTCCACGTTTTATTCGCAATACTCGCCTGGTTGCTTATAGCCCCAAAGCTCAAACAGCTCGCAGAGGAGACCTCGTCACTCACCATACCTGAAATATTTGGCTCTAAGTTCGGAAAAGAAGTGCAGATGCTGTCATCAGCGGTGATCATAGTCTTCTTTTCATTCTACATGGTCTCGATATACAAGGGGGCGGGAAATCTCCTGCAGGTGATGCTGGACATACCGTACACCCACGGATTGATTATAACCGCACTGATAGTGGTGCTGTACACATCAATCGGAGGCTTCAGGGCGGTTGTGTACACGGACCTGATTCAGGGATTGCTCACATTCACAGGCGGCATAGTGCTTTTCGCCTCGATCATTTACTTCCTCGGAGGTTTTGAAGTGATGGAAAAACTTGCCGGAACGCAGATATTTGCAGGCAAAGGAGCGCTGCTGTTCGAGGTGGGGAAGCTTGCTCCTCCGCCGATAATGAAGGCGGGAATGGTCATCCCGTTTATCCTGAGTCTTACCTTTGCGATCAGCATCGCCCAGCTTTCATCCCCCCAGCTCGTGATCAGGTTTGTCGCTGCCAAAAATGAGGATGTCCTGAAAAAAGGGGCTCTGCTCACACCCCTGATAATTGGTGTCTTTGCAATATGCGTATTTTCAATTGGACCGCTGGGCTGGCTCATAATACCCCAGTTCGATGACCCGGTCAAGTACCTGAAGGACTCAGACCTCGTTGTGCCAGTCATAGCAATGAAGGTTCTGCCTGAAGGTATCAATGCACTGCTGCTAACCGCAATAATCGCCGCAGCAATGTCAACGGTGAATTCACTGCTGCACATGATGGCAACATCACTCACCAAAGATATTCTCAACAGGGAGAATATAGCCCTGACAAGAACAATGGTCTTCGTTCTTTCCCTGATACCACTCTACATAGCTCTGAAACCTCCAGAGATAATCGTGGGCATTGTTGGCGTGAGCTTCTCCGTGATCACATCCGTTTTCCTGGTACCTCTGCTCGCAATGCTGTATGCAAAGCCATCAAGATACAGCATTCTCGCCTCGATGGTCGTCGCACTGATTGCATCAGTCGTCTGGTATTTCATGTATTACAGAGTTTACTGGATATATCCCGTTGTTCCCGGATTGATTGCGTCAGCTCTGACATACATGATTTTTGAAAAATTTTTTAAATAA
- a CDS encoding radical SAM protein: MFELYDMPLFRPPSEAHSLIIQATIGCSHNKCTFCGMYKMKKFRVKSVEEIKKEMEIFKKFYPKTRRIFLADGNALCMETDDLLKILRYARKLFPDLERVSAYATPMDILEKTGEELGELAHEGLKMIYLGVESGDDQILEEIRKGVDSEKMVKAGRKAIESGMILSVTAITGLGGKDLSYKHAKNTAKTLNRMKPQFTAFLTLMIVENTPLYPKMKKGEFRPLNQTEVLQELRWVIEDLDYSTVFRANHASNYLPIKANLPEDRDRILKLIDHAMEHPEILRPEYMRAL, from the coding sequence ATGTTCGAATTATACGACATGCCGCTTTTCAGACCGCCCAGTGAGGCACACAGCCTGATAATTCAGGCGACCATCGGCTGTTCCCACAATAAATGCACATTCTGCGGGATGTACAAGATGAAAAAATTCAGAGTTAAGTCCGTTGAAGAGATCAAGAAAGAAATGGAGATCTTCAAAAAGTTTTATCCCAAAACGAGGAGGATTTTCCTCGCCGACGGTAATGCGCTCTGTATGGAAACCGATGACCTGCTGAAAATTCTGAGATATGCCAGAAAACTTTTCCCAGATCTCGAGAGAGTATCTGCATACGCCACTCCGATGGACATTCTTGAGAAAACGGGAGAGGAGCTTGGAGAGCTTGCGCATGAGGGGCTGAAGATGATTTATCTTGGAGTGGAGAGTGGAGATGACCAGATTCTGGAAGAAATCAGGAAAGGGGTCGATTCTGAGAAAATGGTCAAAGCCGGAAGGAAAGCCATAGAATCAGGAATGATTTTGAGCGTTACTGCAATCACCGGACTTGGTGGGAAGGATTTGAGCTACAAACATGCTAAAAACACCGCAAAAACACTCAACAGAATGAAACCACAGTTCACAGCATTTCTGACGCTGATGATTGTCGAAAACACCCCGCTTTACCCGAAGATGAAAAAAGGAGAATTCAGACCGCTGAATCAGACCGAAGTTCTCCAGGAATTGAGATGGGTTATCGAGGACCTCGACTACAGCACGGTTTTCAGGGCAAACCACGCCTCAAACTACCTGCCGATAAAAGCGAACCTTCCAGAAGACAGAGACAGAATTCTGAAGCTTATAGACCATGCAATGGAACATCCCGAAATTTTAAGGCCTGAATACATGAGAGCGCTGTAA
- the radA gene encoding DNA repair and recombination protein RadA, with amino-acid sequence MSQSSKNADEGSTVLDIEDLPFVGPATAEKLRDAGYYSIEAIAVASPSELSAAAEIGESTAMKIISAARKLANVGGFETGDVVYERRKKVGKITTGSNALNDLLGGGVETQAITELFGEFGSGKTQICHQLAVNVQLPREQGGLNGAVVVIDTEGTFRPERIIQMAEAKGLDPDKALKNIYVAQAYNSNHQMLLIDNAKELANKLKKDGINVRLLIVDSLTAHFRAEYVGRGTLADRQQKLNKHLHDLLRFGEVFNAAIVVTNQVMAKPDQFFGDPTKPVGGHIVAHTATFRIYLRKSKGELRVARLIDSPHLPESEAIFRVTERGIEDK; translated from the coding sequence ATGAGCCAGTCCTCAAAAAATGCTGATGAGGGAAGCACAGTGCTTGACATTGAAGATCTTCCATTTGTTGGCCCCGCAACGGCTGAAAAACTTAGAGATGCTGGTTATTATTCCATAGAGGCGATAGCCGTTGCATCACCCTCCGAACTCAGTGCCGCTGCTGAAATTGGAGAAAGCACAGCAATGAAGATCATCTCCGCAGCAAGAAAGCTTGCGAATGTCGGTGGTTTTGAGACGGGAGACGTTGTTTACGAAAGAAGAAAGAAGGTGGGTAAGATAACCACAGGTAGCAATGCCCTTAACGACCTGCTTGGAGGAGGAGTTGAAACCCAGGCCATAACTGAACTTTTTGGTGAGTTCGGCAGTGGTAAAACGCAGATATGTCATCAGCTTGCCGTGAATGTTCAGCTACCCCGAGAACAGGGAGGACTCAATGGAGCAGTGGTTGTGATTGACACGGAAGGGACGTTCAGGCCGGAGAGGATCATCCAGATGGCCGAAGCAAAGGGTCTTGACCCGGACAAAGCTCTGAAAAACATTTACGTCGCTCAGGCATACAACTCAAACCACCAGATGCTTCTGATAGATAATGCCAAGGAGCTGGCCAACAAGCTCAAAAAGGACGGAATAAACGTCAGGTTACTCATCGTTGATTCCCTGACAGCCCACTTCAGAGCGGAATACGTTGGAAGAGGGACGCTTGCAGACAGACAGCAGAAACTGAACAAGCATCTCCACGATCTCCTGAGATTCGGCGAAGTCTTCAATGCAGCAATCGTTGTCACCAATCAGGTGATGGCGAAGCCAGACCAGTTCTTCGGAGACCCCACAAAACCCGTTGGCGGACACATTGTTGCCCACACCGCAACATTCAGAATTTACCTGAGAAAGAGCAAAGGCGAGCTCAGAGTTGCAAGACTGATCGACTCGCCCCATCTGCCTGAATCAGAGGCAATATTCAGGGTTACCGAAAGGGGTATTGAAGACAAATAA
- a CDS encoding Lrp/AsnC family transcriptional regulator, producing MEKIDAMDLKILSELQDDARKSLREIGEKLGVTEATVHNRINKLRKLGIIEKFIPVINYSRLGYDLTAVIGITAKGGKVIDVEKFLAEMPNVTAVYDVTGEYDVIAVSKFKDRESLNEFVKEIGKLEFVEKTYTMLVLNVVKESHMIDILKVFELD from the coding sequence ATGGAAAAGATTGACGCTATGGATTTAAAGATTCTTTCGGAACTTCAGGATGACGCAAGAAAAAGCCTCAGGGAAATTGGAGAAAAGCTGGGAGTAACTGAGGCAACAGTCCACAACAGAATAAACAAGCTCAGAAAGCTCGGAATAATTGAGAAATTCATTCCCGTAATAAACTACTCCAGACTCGGTTATGATTTGACGGCCGTTATAGGCATAACAGCCAAAGGCGGAAAAGTTATAGATGTGGAAAAGTTTCTCGCCGAAATGCCGAATGTTACAGCCGTTTACGATGTTACGGGAGAATATGACGTGATTGCCGTTTCGAAGTTTAAGGACAGAGAAAGCCTGAACGAGTTTGTAAAGGAGATTGGAAAGCTCGAATTCGTGGAAAAAACATACACGATGCTTGTGCTTAACGTGGTGAAAGAATCCCACATGATAGACATATTAAAAGTCTTCGAGCTTGATTAA
- a CDS encoding phenylacetate--CoA ligase family protein, translated as MTNVYGRAKQDIFRKRSEIEEIKNRRFRKIVRYVYENSPLYRKKFKESGVDIDRIKSVEDLSVLPFTTKQELRESYPLKAVCVPKEKVVRIQMSGGTTGQPVIIPYTRHDVEQWKEMMMRAFFLANVTERDIIQITPAFGLWNGGFGFHFAADAINAFVIPIGPGNTRNQIRFMVDFGTTVLAGTASYPLRIAEVADEMGIDVAELNVEKLILGAEPWSEEMRRQIEKTFDARAYDIPGLTEMGGVGTVGFECPEREGLHIWEDNYIVEVVDPETGEVLDEGEEGEIVYTALNREGMPLIRYRSGEISTIIGRDGCECGIEHIKIKRIRGRTDDMIIYKGVKFYPTDVESILAEHGVVNYRILAINGRLEIVFEGDERIKSAIAKDLAEFVGIHPAIKVVPIGQLERFEGKARRLIRG; from the coding sequence ATGACTAATGTTTATGGCAGGGCAAAGCAGGATATCTTCAGAAAACGGAGTGAAATTGAAGAGATCAAAAACAGAAGGTTCAGGAAGATCGTCAGATACGTTTATGAGAATTCACCCCTGTACAGGAAGAAATTCAAGGAATCAGGGGTAGATATAGACAGGATAAAAAGTGTGGAGGACCTATCAGTGCTGCCATTTACAACCAAACAGGAGCTTAGAGAGAGCTACCCGCTCAAAGCAGTCTGTGTCCCAAAAGAAAAGGTGGTTAGAATTCAGATGTCCGGTGGAACCACCGGTCAGCCTGTGATCATACCCTACACGAGACATGACGTGGAACAGTGGAAGGAAATGATGATGAGGGCTTTCTTCCTTGCAAACGTAACAGAAAGGGATATCATCCAGATAACCCCTGCTTTTGGACTCTGGAACGGAGGATTTGGATTCCACTTTGCGGCAGATGCGATAAATGCATTTGTTATACCCATCGGCCCCGGAAATACGAGAAACCAGATCAGGTTCATGGTAGATTTTGGAACGACTGTTCTTGCCGGAACCGCAAGCTATCCGCTGAGAATTGCAGAAGTTGCGGACGAGATGGGGATAGATGTGGCGGAACTGAACGTCGAGAAGCTCATTCTCGGAGCCGAACCGTGGAGTGAAGAGATGAGAAGACAGATAGAAAAAACATTTGACGCAAGAGCTTATGACATTCCCGGTCTGACAGAGATGGGTGGAGTCGGAACCGTGGGCTTTGAATGTCCCGAAAGGGAAGGTCTGCATATCTGGGAGGACAATTACATAGTGGAAGTCGTTGATCCAGAAACCGGAGAGGTCCTCGATGAGGGTGAAGAGGGAGAGATCGTTTACACGGCTCTCAACAGAGAAGGTATGCCGCTGATAAGATACAGAAGCGGTGAGATCAGCACAATTATCGGCAGAGATGGATGCGAGTGTGGAATTGAGCATATCAAAATAAAGAGGATACGGGGAAGGACGGATGACATGATAATCTACAAGGGAGTGAAGTTTTACCCCACAGACGTCGAGAGCATTCTCGCAGAACACGGCGTGGTGAACTACAGAATTCTCGCCATTAATGGCAGGCTCGAAATTGTTTTTGAAGGGGATGAGCGGATTAAATCTGCGATAGCAAAAGACCTTGCCGAATTCGTTGGCATCCATCCAGCCATCAAAGTTGTTCCCATCGGTCAGCTTGAGCGATTTGAGGGCAAGGCCAGAAGGCTGATAAGGGGTTGA